The following are from one region of the Aspergillus chevalieri M1 DNA, chromosome 1, nearly complete sequence genome:
- a CDS encoding peptide alpha-N-acetyltransferase complex B subunit NAT3 (BUSCO:EOG09264ABT;~COG:S;~EggNog:ENOG410PNTA;~InterPro:IPR000182,IPR016181;~PFAM:PF13673,PF08445,PF00583;~go_function: GO:0008080 - N-acetyltransferase activity [Evidence IEA]), producing MNHISNPRSNTHPRNNKNNQPATMTSIRRMSPTDLFSLNLTNLDPLTENYDLGFYLNYLMRWPSLFSVVQDRGEGIAGYIMGKLEEQHPSMRHSEHYTPWHGHITVLTVAPAWRRLGFARRLTERLERGSDINDAWFVDLYVRAGNKVAVDMYKGMGYSVFRRVVNYYSDDPSGMSETGEDAYDMRKPCSRDKNLEHVRENGEDFPVGPEDVL from the exons ATGAACCATATCTCCAACCCACGCTCGAATACGCATCCGCGCAACAACAAAAATAACCAACCCGCAACAATGACCTCCATCCGTCGCATGAGCCCAACGGACCTCTTCTCCCTAAACCTCACAAACCTCGACCCCCTCACCGAAAACTATGACCTCGGTTTCTACCTCAATTACCTAATGCGGTGGCCGTCGCTCTTCAGCGTCGTCCAAGACCGCGGGGAAGGCATTGCCGGATACA TCATGGGAAAACTAGAAGAGCAACACCCTTCAATGCGCCACTCCGAGCACTACACCCCTTGGCACGGGCACATCACCGTCCTCACTGTTGCGCCTGCCTGGCGGAGGCTCGGTTTCGCGCGAAGGCTCACGGAGAGACTTGAGCGGGGGTCGGATATTAATGATGCTTGGTTTGTGGATTTGTACGTGAGGGCTGGGAATAAGGTCGCGGTGGATATGTATAAGGGAATGGG ATACTCTGTGTTCCGTCGCGTGGTTAATTATTACAGTGACGATCCTAGCGGGATGTCTGAGACGGGCGAGGATGCGTATGATATGCGGAAACCATGCAGTCGCGATAAGAACCTCGAGCATGTTCGAGAGAATGGGGAGGATTTCCCGGTTGGGCCGGAGGATGTCCTCTAG